A section of the Oryza sativa Japonica Group chromosome 1, ASM3414082v1 genome encodes:
- the LOC4324267 gene encoding cyclic dof factor 1, which produces MAALRQGDDPAIKLFGRTIPLLLDPPAAAAAAADEVMPNLGNGVKTNNDLPLVSDKLLIVKGIPFCPNNSKKNDLQGISRPDGRIEIDSMTEDVKTEPDGSVPEKILKKPDKILPCPRCNSMETKFCYFNNYNVHQPRHFCRNCQRYWTAGGAMRNVPVGAGRRRNKHVSKYCQAMMTCNNTVAPGDVSDVVHHQVITHGSSLLPATLKENETPTEFISEVPPCKSSASILDIGEPNDTDLVPLASGDNKEEKSCASSVVVSSCSENLMPDNAIMKEPNNRSGCCNGVALPFPTGPALVLPWSLGWNSVALMPATQCSMQPVLGLKDGIPCPPSWPPQLMVPAPGICTPVVPIPLVPPLWSCFPGWPNGMWNAQCPGGNTTVLPSTAPNKISCSGSSSLVLGKHSREESLQEEEKTRNYLWVPKTLRIDDPAEAAKSSIWATLGIKPDDKGIFKSFQPNVAKNGTAPESPQALQANPAAFSRSQSFQETT; this is translated from the exons ATGGCCGCGCTTAGGCAGGGCGACGACCCCGCCATCAAGCTCTTCGGCCGCAccatccccctcctcctcgacccccccgccgccgccgccgccgccgccgacgag GTCATGCCTAATTTAGGAAATGGTGTAAAAACCAATAATGACTTACCTTTAGTCTCAGACAAGCTTTTGATTGTCAAAGGTATTCCTTTTTGTCCCAACAATAGTAAGAAAAATGATTTACAAGGCATCAGCAGACCGGATGGAAGAATAGAAATCGATTCCATGACTGAGGATGTTAAGACTGAGCCTGATGGATCTGTCCCTGAGAAGATACTCAAGAAGCCAGATAAGATTCTGCCATGTCCACGCTGCAATAGCATGGAAACAAAGTTCTGCTACTTCAACAACTACAATGTTCACCAGCCCAGGCACTTCTGCAGGAACTGCCAAAGATATTGGACCGCTGGTGGAGCTATGAGGAATGTCCCAGTTGGTGCTGGAAGACGCAGAAATAAGCATGTGTCAAAATACTGTCAGGCGATGATGACGTGCAATAATACTGTAGCTCCTGGAGATGTTTCTGATGTGGTTCACCATCAGGTTATTACACATGGATCTTCTCTCCTTCCAGCAACACTGAAGGAAAATGAAACACCTACAGAATTCATATCAGAAGTACCACCATGTAAGTCTTCAGCTTCAATCCTTGATATTGGAGAGCCGAATGATACTGACCTTGTTCCCTTGGCCTCTGGTGATAACAAGGAAGAAAAATCATGTGCATCTTCTGTGGTAGTATCCAGCTGTTCAGAGAATCTGATGCCAGATAATGCAATTATGAAAGAGCCAAACAACAGGTCAGGATGTTGTAATGGTGTGGCATTGCCTTTCCCTACTGGACCTGCTTTGGTGCTCCCCTGGAGTCTTGGATGGAACAGTGTTGCTCTCATGCCAGCTACCCAGTGCTCGATGCAGCCCGTTCTTGGGTTAAAAGATGGGATACCCTGCCCGCCTTCATGGCCACCGCAACTGATGGTGCCGGCCCCAGGAATCTGTACTCCTGTTGTTCCAATCCCTCTTGTGCCACCTCTGTGGAGCTGCTTCCCTGGCTGGCCTAATGGAATGTGGAATGCACAATGCCCTGGAGGTAATACTACTGTGCTGCCGTCAACCGCTCCAAACAAAATTTCTTGTTCAGGAAGCAGTtctctggtgttgggaaagcaTTCAAGAGAAGAAAGCTtgcaggaagaagagaagacgaGAAATTACTTATGGGTACCTAAAACTCTTAGGATTGATGATCCAGCTGAGGCTGCAAAGAGTTCAATCTGGGCGACCCTTGGCATCAAGCCTGACGATAAAGGCATATTCAAGTCTTTCCAGCCAAATGTTGCGAAAAATGGCACGGCACCAGAATCGCCTCAGGCTCTGCAGGCCAATCCAGCAGCATTTTCGCGTTCTCAATCGTTTCAAGAGACGACTTGA
- the LOC4324270 gene encoding chaperone protein dnaJ 72 — protein MGGDHYQTLGLRQDATKAEVKAAFRRRALRDHPDRHAHSPDAAARADAARRFRLASDAYRVLSDDRLRAEYDLRIRSSSFYSRASSSASASASASASSSSASYDYGYGYGHRRGGGTWRRPPPGGGGAASAGFDWDLLLKSVTRRGFLINLGFASVLLTGAAFLDGSILEIWKMNNSGKSFEDAMESIEKVKIQKGNR, from the exons atgGGCGGCGACCACTACCAGACGCTGGGGCTGCGGCAGGACGCCACCAAGGCCGAGGTGAAggccgccttccgccgccgcgcgctccgcgACCACCCGGACCGCCACGCCCACTCCCCCgacgcggccgcgcgcgccgacgccgcgcgccgctTCCGCCTCGCCTCCGACGCCTACAGGGTCCTCTCCGACGACCGACTCCGCGCCGAGTACGACCTCCGCATCCGCTCGTCCTCCTTCTAcagccgcgcctcctcctccgcctccgcctccgcctcggcctcggcctcctcctcgtcggcctcgTATGACTACGGCTACGGCTACGGCCACAGACGCGGAGGTGGTACctggcgccggccgcctccgggCGGAGGGGGCGCCGCCTCGGCCGGATTCGATTGGGACTTGCTGCTGAAGTCGGTCACGCGGCGAGGGTTCCTCATCAATCTGGGTTTCGCCAG TGTACTGCTGACTGGAGCAGCTTTTCTTGATGGAAGTATTTTAGAAATCTGGAAGATGAATAATTCTGGG AAATCATTTGAGgatgcgatggaatcaattgaGAAGGTCAAAATACAGAAGGGAAATAGGTAG
- the LOC4324268 gene encoding phospholipid-transporting ATPase 1: MASGRPLLDASPRPTQQPPASSLLPPPQPEPPLRADRLAFSLEVPDPFRREPDPSSAASQRGEEEGGGEEESRAVVVGEPSSSEAAAGFAGNGVRTAKYSVLTFLPRNLFEQFRRLSYVYFLAITVLNQLPQVAVFGRGASVLPLAFVLFVTAVKDAYEDLRRHRSDRQENNRLARVLLAPPAAGEFAPKKWKHIRVGDVVRVASSETLPADMVLLATSDPSGVAHVQTVNLDGETNLKTRYAKQETQLRFSQDGGIGGVLHCERPNRNIYGFQANLEIDGKRVSLGPSNIVLRGCELKNTTWAIGVVVYAGKETKVMLNSSGAPSKRSRLETQLNRETVILSIMLIGMCTTASVLAGIWILNHRGDLEFTQFFREKDYTTGKNYNYYGMGMQIFITFLMAVIVYQVIIPISLYISMELVRLGQAYFMGADRDLYDESSRSKFQCRALNINEDLGQIKYVFSDKTGTLTENKMEFQCASIRGVDYCSGKDSCGYSVVVDDLLWTPKMAVKIDHRLLKLLRGGGTDEETKLVLEFFLALAACNTIVPLVLDTRDSKQKLIDYQGESPDEQALVYAAASYGIVLVERTSGYVVIDVLGDRQRFDILGLHEFDSDRKRMSVIVGCPDKTVKLYVKGADSSLFGITKNSLDLDIVRATEAHLHKYSSFGLRTLVIGMRELSQPEFEEWQLAYENASTSVLGRGNLLRSVAANIENNIRILGATGIEDKLQDGVPETIESLRQADIKVWILTGDKQETAISIGYSCKLLTNDMTQIVINNNSKESCKRSLEEAHATIKKLRIASTGTQSPELASESAGVTLALIVDGNSLVYILETELQEELFKVARECSVVLCCRVAPLQKAGIVALIKNRTDDMTLAIGDGANDVSMIQMADVGVGISGQEGRQAVMASDFAMGQFRFLVPLLLVHGHWNYQRMSYMILYNFYKNATFVLVLFWYVLYTAFTLTTAITEWSSLLYTVLYTSLPTIVVGILDKDLSKETLLAYPKLYGSGQRDEKYNVNLFVLNMLEALWQSLVVFYMPYFAYRQSTIDMSSLGDLWALAPVIVVNMLLAMDIFRWNWIVHAFVWGTIAATTICLFVIDSIWFLPGYGAIFHIMGTGLFWLLLLIIVVAAMVPHFVIKAFTEYFTPSDIQVAREIEKFENVNQVNRSEVPMTRLHDPRR, from the exons ATGGCTTCCGGGCGCCCGCTGCTCGACGCCTCGCCGCGGCCGACGCAGCAGCCGCCGGCGTCAtcgctgctcccgccgccgcagccggagcCGCCCCTCCGAGCCGACCGCCTCGCGTTCTCCCTCGAGGTGCCCGACCCCTTCCGCCGGGAGCCCGACCCGTCGTCGGCCGCGTCGcagcggggggaggaggaggggggcggcgaggaggagtcCCGCGCGGTTGTTGTCGGGGAGCCCTCGTcttcggaggcggcggcggggttcgCCGGGAACGGCGTACGGACGGCGAAGTACTCGGTGCTGACGTTCCTGCCGCGGAACCTGTTCGAGCAGTTCCGGCGGCTGTCGTACGTCTACTTCCTCGCCATCACCGTGCTCAACCAGCTCCCCCAGGTCGCCGTCTTCGGCCGCGGCGCCTCCGTGCTCCCGCTCGCCTTCGTCCTCTTCGTCACCGCCGTCAAGGACGCCTACGAggacctccgccgccaccgctccgacCGCCAGGAGAACAACCGCCTCGCCAGGGTCCTCctggcgccgcccgccgcggggGAGTTCGCGCCCAAGAAATGGAAGCACATCCGCGTCGGGGACGTCGTCCGCGTCGCCTCCAGCGAGACGCTCCCTGCCGACATGGTGCTCCTCGCCACCAGCGACCCCTCCGGCGTCGCGCACGTCCAGACCGTCAATCTTGACGGGGAGACCAACCTCAAGACGAGGTATGCTAAGCAGGAGACGCAACTGAGGTTCTCGCAGGACGGTGGAATCGGCGGTGTCCTTCATTGTGAGCGGCCAAACAGGAACATCTATGGATTTCAGGCGAATTTGGAGATTGATGGCAAGCGTGTCTCGCTAGGGCCATCGAACATTGTGCTCCGTGGATGTGAGCTCAAGAATACCACCTGGGCGATAGGGGTTGTTGTGTATGCTGGAAAGGAGACCAAGGTCATGCTTAATAGCTCCGGGGCGCCGTCGAAACGGAGCCGGTTGGAGACACAGTTGAACCGGGAGACTGTCATACTGTCCATTATGCTCATTGGGATGTGCACGACCGCAAGTGTGCTCGCGGGGATTTGGATACTGAATCACCGTGGGGATTTGGAATTCACCCAGTTCTTTAGGGAGAAGGATTACACGACAGGGAAGAACTACAATTACTATGGCATGGGGATGCAGATATTCATTACATTCCTCATGGCGGTGATTGTATATCAGGTCATCATTCCGATCTCTTTGTATATATCAATGGAGTTGGTACGGCTTGGGCAGGCATATTTCATGGGTGCTGACAGAGATTTGTATGATGAGTCATCAAGGTCAAAGTTCCAATGCAGGGCCCTGAATATAAACGAGGATCTAGGACAGATTAAATATGTATTTTCTGATAAGACAGGGACGCTGACAGAGAACAAGATGGAGTTCCAGTGTGCATCAATTCGGGGGGTTGATTACTGTTCTGGCAAAGATTCATGCGGATACTCAGTTGTAG TCGATGATCTCCTATGGACACCCAAGATGGCAGTCAAGATTGATCATCGGCTTTTGAAGTTACTGAGGGGTGGTGGCACAGATGAGGAAACAAAGCTTGTCCTCGAATTCTTCCTTGCTCTTGCTGCATGTAATACCATTGTGCCACTTGTCCTAGATACTCGTGATTCTAAGCAAAAGTTGATTGATTATCAGGGTGAGTCCCCTGATGAGCAGGCACTAGTGTATGCTGCGGCATCTTATGGCATTGTGCTTGTTGAGCGAACATCTGGTTATGTGGTGATTGATGTCCTTGGTGACAGACAGAG ATTTGATATATTAGGACTTCATGAGTTTGATAGTGATCGTAAGAGGATGTCTGTCATAGTTGGCTGCCCCGATAAGACTGTTAAGCTATATGTGAAAGGTGCGGACAGTTCATTGTTTGGAATTACCAAAAATTCATTAGATCTGGACATTGTTCGTGCTACAGAGGCACACCTCCACAAATATTCATCGTTTGGTCTAAGAACTCTCGTTATTGGCATGCGTGAATTGAGTCAACCTGAGTTTGAGGAGTGGCAATTGGCATATGAAAATGCTAGCACGTCAGTACTTGGAAGGGGAAATTTACTCCGATCAGTTGCGGCCAATATAGAGAACAATATCCGCATATTGGGGGCTACTGGGATAGAAGATAAGCTTCAAGATGGGGTTCCAGAAACAATAGAATCTCTTCGACAAGCAGACATAAAGGTTTGGATTTTAACAGGAGATAAGCAGGAGACAGCAATTTCTATTGGCTACTCTTGTAAACTGCTGACCAATGACATGACACAAATTGTGATAAACAACAACTCAAAGGAGTCTTGTAAGAGGAGTCTCGAGGAAGCACATGCAACGATTAAGAAGCTCAGAATTGCTTCAACTGGCACACAGAGTCCAGAATTAGCATCAGAATCTGCTGGTGTAACTCTTGCGTTAATTGTAGATGGTAACAGCCTGGTTTACATACTTGAGACAGAGTTGCAAGAAGAG CTTTTCAAAGTGGCAAGAGAATGTAGTGTTGTATTGTGTTGTCGGGTGGCCCCGTTACAAAAGGCAGGGATAGTTGCACTTATCAAAAACCGAACAGATGACATGACCTTAGCAATTGGTGATG GTGCAAATGATGTTTCAATGATTCAAATGGCTGATGTTGGTGTTGGCATCAGTGGTCAAGAAGGACGGCAGGCTGTAATGGCATCAGATTTTGCGATGGGCCAATTCAGATTCTTGGTCCCTCTTCTATTAGTTCATGGCCATTGGAATTATCAAAGAATGTCATATATGATCCTCTACAACTTTTACAAGAATGCGACATTTGTCTTGGTTCTTTTCTG GTATGTACTTTATACAGCATTCACTCTGACAACTGCTATCACAGAATGGAGTAGCCTTTTGTATACTGTGCTATATACATCCCTTCCAACAATTGTTGTTGGTATTCTTGACAAGGATCTTAGTAAGGAAACACTACTAGCTTATCCAAAGCTATATGGATCTGGCCAAAGGGATGAGAAGTATAATGTAAATTTGTTTGTCCTCAATATGCTCGAAGCGCTATGGCAAAGTCTGGTTGTTTTCTACATGCCATATTTTGCATATAGACAAAGTACGATAGATATGTCTAGTCTGGGAGATCTATGGGCACTTGCCCCTGTCATTGTTGTAAATATGCTACTAGCCATGGACATCTTTCGGTGGAATTGGATCGTACATGCTTTTGTGTGGGGAACAATAGCAGCAACAACCATTTGCCTCTTTGTGATCGACTCCATTTGGTTTCTTCCTGGATATGG GGCCATCTTTCATATAATGGGGACAGGTTTGTTTTGGTTACTGCTGCTTATCATTGTTGTTGCAGCAATGGTACCACATTTTGTAATCAAGGCCTTTACAGAGTATTTTACCCCCAGTGATATTCAAGTTGCCCGAGAGATAGAAAAATTCGAGAATGTAAATCAGGTGAACCGTTCAGAAGTTCCAATGACACGTCTGCATGACCCAAGGAGATAG
- the LOC112938650 gene encoding calmodulin-binding protein 25, translated as MANRCVSLDATWAHLPAPPPPPPHHTWLSPAADDAITAALWASMAPSSASSYCGSAASPTPSTSTTTTSSSAASAEILAGGGARAAAAATRPSGRVSKRKPRPSRRAHTTYITADPADFRRMVQEITGFPVPGAHTAYPSASASSAPAAPHAAAALACVLPTLDTSAFLLDRASPPPPPPQPQPGRKNDKTPTTTMASTPPQPPAAADEAAASSLLLQELEELIGASAFPTLESWGMI; from the coding sequence ATGGCGAACCGCTGCGTCAGCCTCGACGCCACCTGGGCccacctccccgcgccgcctccgccgccgccgcaccacacctggctctcccccgccgccgacgacgcgatCACCGCCGCGCTCTGGGCCTCCATGGCGCCGTCCTCCGCGTCCTCGTACTGtggctccgccgcctcgccgacgccgtcgacctccaccaccaccacctcctcctccgccgcgtcggCAGAGATCCTcgcgggcggcggagcgcgggcggcggcggcggcgacgcggccgagCGGGCGCGTGTCGAAGCGGAAGCCGCGCCCGTCGCGGCGCGCGCACACCACCTACATCACCGCCGACCCTGCCGACTTCCGCCGCATGGTGCAGGAGATCACCGGCTTCCCCGTCCCCGGCGCCCACACCGCCtacccctccgcctccgcgtcgtcggCCCCGGCggccccgcacgccgccgcagcGCTCGCGTGCGTGCTCCCGACTCTGGACACGTCCGCGTTCCTGCTCGACCGCGcttcacctccgccgccgccgccgcagccacagCCGGGGCGGAAGAACGACAAGACGCCCACCACCACAAtggcctccacgccgccgcagccgccggcggcggcggacgaggcggcggcgtcgtcgctgctgctgcaagAGCTGGAGGAGTTGATCGGCGCGTCGGCCTTCCCGACATTGGAGAGCTGGGGGATGATCTGA
- the LOC4324269 gene encoding uncharacterized protein, with protein sequence MDGGGGGGGGGFGLGGLQWTAEEASTIGGIATVSLLHSFIPTHWLPFSIVARAQRWPLSRTLLVTAFGGVLHVVSTALLGITAVTMANTIAGEETVHKLASLLLIVLGGSYILLFALGKGGHGHAHNHPMEKMAVAGLVLVPALSPCATTLPVFLAVGNSSSMMILAIIVLLFSTITVMTSLVALSFYGASQIKFHWVERYDKILVGSVLCLVGVLTYVFHHHDGDEHSLHEHVHRKLVGL encoded by the exons atggacggcggcggcggcggaggaggaggcgggttCGGACTGGGCGGCCTCCAGtggacggcggaggaggcgtcGACGATCGGGGGCATCGCGACGGTGTCGCTGCTGCACTCCTTCATCCCCACGCACTGGCTCCCCTTCTCCATCGTCGCCCGCGCCCAGCGGTGGCCGCTCTCCCGCACCCTCCTCGTCA CTGCATTTGGAGGCGTCCTTCATGTTGTTTCCACTGCTCTTCTTGGGATAACTGCTGTTACTATGGCAAATACTATAGCAGGCGAGGAAACAGTGCATAAACTTGCATCACTGTTGCTGATTGTTCTTGGTGGAAGTTATATCCTGCTGTTTGCACTGGGAAAAGGTGGCCATGGCCATGCTCATAATCATCCAATGGAGAAGATGGCAGTTGCAGGTCTTGTACTTGTACCTGCATTATCACCCTGTGCAACAACTCTTCCAGTGTTTCTTGCTGTTGGCAATTCATCCTCCATGATGATCCTTGCGATCATTGTGCTCCTCTTTAG TACCATCACAGTGATGACATCCTTGGTGGCCCTCTCATTCTACGGTGCTAGCCAGATTAAGTTCCACTGGGTGGAACGTTACGACAAGATCCTTGTCGGCTCGGTCCTGTGCCTCGTTGGGGTTTTGACATACGTATTCCATCACCATGACGGCGACGAACACTCTCTCCATGAACACGTGCACCGGAAACTCGTGGGTCTTTAG